In the Nicotiana tabacum cultivar K326 chromosome 16, ASM71507v2, whole genome shotgun sequence genome, one interval contains:
- the LOC107798196 gene encoding protein CHROMOSOME TRANSMISSION FIDELITY 7 isoform X1, whose amino-acid sequence MQSKISSFFKPSSSTADPSQCCSDMFDYGRLQPEIVVTYQRRPQNSFGEIDGASTDEASKEIDLEKFVPDLGVAKSGKVLNKKRKYAQFYLELGQSDFLLHTCTVCGFKYARGDEGDEKFHKTFHKNYTHGIPFKGWRNERVLQIPPLEIGRIILVLDDDPPLQRNKVQEVVKMMEMELGDGWIYHQLCKVYLFISSQRISGCLVTEPIKKAYKILSKSESSRCKVSPEKEVRRTSTTLQFGGVSFQREIVRINQSTKSHEESDSGVILCEKEAVSALCGIRAIWVSPSNRRKHIASYLLDAARGTFCKNLVLKRSELAYSQPTSVGRAFISSYTSSDSFFVYTTSDL is encoded by the exons ATGCAATCGAAAATTAGCAGCTTCTTCAAGCCCTCTTCTTCTACTGCAGACCCATCCCAATGTTGCAGTGATATGTTTGATTATGGGAGGTTACAGCCAGAAATTGTTGTTACTTACCAGCGCAGACCTCAAAATTCATTTGG TGAAATCGATGGTGCATCAACTGATGAAGCATCCAAGGAAATAGACTTGGAGAAATTTGTGCCAGACCTGGGGGTGGCAAAGTCTGGGAAAGTTTTGAATAAGAAGAGAAAGTACGCCCAATTTTATTTGGAACTGGGCCAGTCTGATTTTTTATTGCATACTTGTACCGTCTGTGGCTTCAAGTATGCCAGAGGAGATGAAGGGGATGAAAAGTTTCATAAGACATTTCACAAGAATTATACGCATGGTATTCCATTTAAG GGTTGGCGGAATGAAAGAGTTCTTCAAATTCCTCCACTTGAAATTGGCCGAATTATTTTGGTGCTGGACGATGACCCTCCTCTTCAGAGAAACAAG GTACAGGAAGTTGTGAAGATGATGGAGATGGAACTTGGAGATGGGTGGATATATCATCAGCTATGCAAG GTTTATCTGTTTATATCTTCTCAAAGAATATCTGGATGTCTGGTAACAGAGCCCATAAAGAAGGCGTATAAGATTCTCTCAAAATCAGAAAGCAGCAGGTGTAAGGTTTCACCTGAGAAGGAAGTAAGACGGACTTCAACCACACTCCAATTTGGGGGAGTGAGTTTCCAAAGGGAAATTGTAAGAATAAATCAATCAACCAAAAGCCATGAAGAGTCTGATAGTGGAGTAATCTTGTGTGAGAAGGAAGCTGTATCTGCTTTATGTGGCATTAGAGCCATTTGGGTCAGTCCCTCCAACAGAAGAAAACATATTGCCAGCTATTTGCTGGATGCTGCTAG GGGAACCTTTTGCAAGAATTTAGTTCTTAAACGCTCAGAGTTGGCCTATTCTCAGCCAACCTCAGTTGGAAGGGCCTTCATATCCAGTTATACAAGCAGTGACTCTTTCTTTGTTTATACAACTTCTGATCTGTAG
- the LOC107798196 gene encoding protein CHROMOSOME TRANSMISSION FIDELITY 7 isoform X2: MQSKISSFFKPSSSTADPSQCCSDMFDYGRLQPEIVVTYQRRPQNSFGEIDGASTDEASKEIDLEKFVPDLGVAKSGKVLNKKRKYAQFYLELGQSDFLLHTCTVCGFKYARGDEGDEKFHKTFHKNYTHGIPFKGWRNERVLQIPPLEIGRIILVLDDDPPLQRNKVQEVVKMMEMELGDGWIYHQLCKVYLFISSQRISGCLVTEPIKKAYKILSKSESSRCKVSPEKEVRRTSTTLQFGGVSFQREIVRINQSTKSHEESDSGVILCEKEAVSALCGIRAIWVSPSNRRKHIASYLLDAARNRMV, translated from the exons ATGCAATCGAAAATTAGCAGCTTCTTCAAGCCCTCTTCTTCTACTGCAGACCCATCCCAATGTTGCAGTGATATGTTTGATTATGGGAGGTTACAGCCAGAAATTGTTGTTACTTACCAGCGCAGACCTCAAAATTCATTTGG TGAAATCGATGGTGCATCAACTGATGAAGCATCCAAGGAAATAGACTTGGAGAAATTTGTGCCAGACCTGGGGGTGGCAAAGTCTGGGAAAGTTTTGAATAAGAAGAGAAAGTACGCCCAATTTTATTTGGAACTGGGCCAGTCTGATTTTTTATTGCATACTTGTACCGTCTGTGGCTTCAAGTATGCCAGAGGAGATGAAGGGGATGAAAAGTTTCATAAGACATTTCACAAGAATTATACGCATGGTATTCCATTTAAG GGTTGGCGGAATGAAAGAGTTCTTCAAATTCCTCCACTTGAAATTGGCCGAATTATTTTGGTGCTGGACGATGACCCTCCTCTTCAGAGAAACAAG GTACAGGAAGTTGTGAAGATGATGGAGATGGAACTTGGAGATGGGTGGATATATCATCAGCTATGCAAG GTTTATCTGTTTATATCTTCTCAAAGAATATCTGGATGTCTGGTAACAGAGCCCATAAAGAAGGCGTATAAGATTCTCTCAAAATCAGAAAGCAGCAGGTGTAAGGTTTCACCTGAGAAGGAAGTAAGACGGACTTCAACCACACTCCAATTTGGGGGAGTGAGTTTCCAAAGGGAAATTGTAAGAATAAATCAATCAACCAAAAGCCATGAAGAGTCTGATAGTGGAGTAATCTTGTGTGAGAAGGAAGCTGTATCTGCTTTATGTGGCATTAGAGCCATTTGGGTCAGTCCCTCCAACAGAAGAAAACATATTGCCAGCTATTTGCTGGATGCTGCTAG AAACAGAATGGTGTAG